In Clostridium omnivorum, the DNA window ACTCATCCCCAATAGCAGAGTTAAAGTTTGCTGCAGCATCTTGCTTATTATAAATGCTTTGTGTTATAAAAACATCTACTTTGCCTCTAACAATTTTCTCTCCTATAGTTTTACGAATTTTATCCTCTAAGGAAACAAGATTCCTGGGCAGTTTAATATTTACATCTAAATATCTATGGTTTACACTTTTAATTTCTATAACAAAAGCTCTACCATTTTCCTCAATGCTTGCTCTTCCAAAGCCAGTCATGCTTTTAGCCATTTAAATCATCCTTCCGCCCTACTATTAAATATCATACTAATTATACATAAAAATTTACCATAATTTCAAGTCAAATTTATTATACAACTTATTTGTACGATTTCAAGCTTTTAAAACAATTTATTATCTCATTCTTATCTCTAGTTAAAGATATCCTAAAATGAGTACTATCGTCAACATCAAATATGCTTCCTGGAGTAACAACAATTCCATATTCCTTTAACAGCTCTTCACAAAATTCAATATTACTATAACCATAAGGAGCTTTACACCATAGATAAAAAGTACCTGCGCTATTAAAATATTGTATATTATGCTCATCTAGCAGCATTTCAGCAGCAGCTTTCCTTTCACTATAAATATTCCTTATTCTGTTTATATAGTCTATATCCAGCTTTAAAGCTGCTTCGGCCGCTTTTTGTATAGGCTTAAATTGACCAGAATCTACATTACTTTTTACTTTAAGCAGTGCACTAATAGCTCTACTATTTCCTACAGCATAACCTATCCTAAATCCTGTCATATTATATATTTTAGAAAACGAACCTATTTCTATACATTTTTTCTCAGTGTCAAATTGGAGAATACTTATAGGCTTTACATCAACATCTAATATTTCATTATATGCCCCATCATTACATACTAAAATATTATTTTCATATGCAAATTCAACTATCTCTTTAAAAAAATCCGCATTACCTACTGCTCCTGTGGGGTTATTGGGATAGTTTATTATCATTAAATTAGACTTATCTAATATTTTAGAAGGAATTGAATTTAAGTTTGGCAAATACATATCTTTTTCTTTGAGCTCAATTTTATAAGTATTTACTCCCCAGAGTTTACAACAGGTTTCATACACAGGGTAAGCTGGTGATGGTATTATTGCATAATCTCCTATTCCGCAGCTGGCAGGTATTATATTATTTAATCCCTCTTTAGAGCCAATTAATATAATAACCTCGTCATAATTTATATCTACTAAAAATCTGTCTCTATAATATTTTATAACAGCTTCCTTTAAATCTCTCATACCCTCATAGGGTGGATAATTATTAAAGCCACTATTGGAAAAATCAGCAACTAATGCCTCTAATATGCTTTTATCAACCTGCAAATCAGGATCTCCAATACTTAAATCTGTTATTTTAATTCCTTGTTCCTGAAATATATTTTTTATATAATCAAGCTTTCGAAAATGGTACTCTGCTATGGAGCTTATTCTACTATTATATTTCAAAATAATTCCCCCAATATAAGACTTTATACCATTTTATTATGAAAATTATGATTTGCTACAAGAATTTAAAGCTCAATTTCACTTAATGTGCATTCAAAAAATTAGGAGTAAAAAAACAAAATTGCTTTTACTCCCTAAATTATCTTAAAATTTATGATAAAAACCTGACTCAAAAATGTCTTTTATTTCATTAATATTAGTTGTCTTACCTAAAGCAAGCATAAGCTTAATTCTTGCCTTTTGCCCTGGTAAATTGTCACCAAAGATAACTCCTAGGTTTCTTAATTCCTTTCCACCTCCGTGGTAACCATAAGAATCCAGGACTCTTCCTTGAAAGCATCTAGAAACTAACACTACTGGAATCCCCTGATTAATAGCCTTATGTATTCCTTCTACCATTAATGGAGGAACATTTCCACGTCCTAAAGCTTCAATAACAAAGCCCTTTGAGCCCTGCTCTATGCAATAATTTATTATTTTAGAGTCCATTCCAGCTGCACATTTTATTAAATCTACATTTGTTTCAATCTTATCTGTTTCGATATGCTGTTTTTTAATACTGTCCCTATAGAATATAACTTCATTGCTATCAACAATACCTATAGGGCCAAAATTAGGACTCTTAAAAGTATCCAAGCTCATTGAGTTTGACTTTGTAACTTCGCTTGCACAATTAAGTTCATCATTTAAACAAACCAAAACCCCTCTATTTTTTGACTCATTTGAAATAACAGTACAAATAGATGCAGCCAAATTTGATGGTCCATCATAACCAAGCTCTGAGCCATTTCTCATGGCACCAGTTACTACAACAGGTTTTTCACTTTTGATTGTTAAATCCAATAAAAATGCAGTTTCCTCCAGAGTATCTGTACCATGTGTTACTACTACACCTGAAATATCTTCTCTATTTAATAGATTTTGGATATACTTTGATAACTCAAGCATTGTCTCAGGAGACATTTGTGGGCTTGGCAGATTTGAAAAAGAGTATGATTCTACCTGTGCATATTCCTCTATACCTGTAACCATAGTCATTATTTCTTCACCAGTTAGAGAAGGCACAGCAGCCTTTATTCTGGGGTCTACCTTCATAGATATAGTTCCACCATTAAATACAACAGCTACTTTTTTCATAAATTACACTACCAAAAAGCAAATACAATTAAGGGTATTTACGTTCCTGGCAGCTGTTCACCCCCCGCGTTAAAATTTGTAAATTTTACTTTTATTGAAGCTTATCTTTCATTCAATTTATATTTTACAATATATTTTGCAAAAATTCATCTTTTTTTTGAATTTAGTTTATCATCATTTTTTTCTAATTGCTCATCATATTTATTTGTCTTTATTGTTTGCTTTAATAGATAGTTTCTAGGAGCAGTTATGTATAATCTTGATTTATCCTTAATGTTATGCAAAAACATCACCCACCAGTTTTTAAAAGGAACCTATCAGGTTCCTTCTAAAATTTTTCATTTAAAGTTCTTCTTCTAACTTCTTTATTTTCTCTTGCATCCTTCATATCAACTCTATCTTCTTCTTTATTTTTTTTCCTTTGTTCCTTTTCTCTCTTTGTCATAATAATACCTCCCATTTATTTAGCTTAATTTGTTAGTCTTCTAATATGGTGCTATCAGGCTTCAGATTATCTGGTGCTTCATATTTTGGAGTTGGATTGTTAGCTATTGTTGTAACATTCTCAGAATTTTTCTTTATCTCACTTGCAATTATATTTTCAGCCTTGCTTTTTATTTTTTTTACCCTATTATTACTCATAGTAATACTCCTTACTTTTATTAAAAAAGAGCCTTATAGCTCCGGTTTTACATTATCATTTTTTCTATTAAAAGCAACCTTTTCAGCACTATGATTTATTTCTCCATTGTCAGTTCTTTTTAATCCCATTGCACTTCTTTGTTTATTAGTTAACCTATTTTTATGCATGTTATATTACACTCCTTTCTCTTTCACTTATATTTTCTCCACTAGGCATTCTTTTATGCTAGAATATAAAAATAGATATGCATTTAGGTTATTAATGCTGCTTATTTTTAACAAACTAAAGACCTGCAGATAAGATTGCAGGTCTTTAAGTAAAAATAATTACCTTTTTTCTTTATTATTTTGCCTTTCAGCTAATTTATTGGCATCATCGCATACTTCAATAGCATTGCAACAGCCTAAAAGTACAGCCATGGCTACAATTAATAGTACTGAGAATACAGCAAAAAACATTATTTGCCTCCTGATAATTAACTATACTATATACTATGATTTATCTTTAATTAGTGAAATTATAATTTAGTTATTATTTAAAATTATACTCCGTACTATTTAAGGTAGCCTTACATTATTATCTCTAAGCTATTTAAAATATCCACATTTTGTAGATTAATATAAAACAGAACTTTTATTTATTCATTCCAGTGTAAATCATAATTGCTTCTTTCAAAAATTCTGCAGTTCCTGACTGTTTCTTATCATAATACTGTGTAAATCTTTCATCATTTACATACATCTGAGCAATTCCTGCGTGCGCTTCCTTACTATAACTATCCCAGTAAAAACTCAACCATTGACGATGCAAATCTGCAGCCTTTTGAGCCAGTTCACCAGCTGGGTCTCCAGTTTTAAATGCTGCATCAAGAGTTTCTATTACTTCGTTACCAAGTGCTGTTATTTCATCATATTCTTCCTTAGTCATATTCTTTAATTTATTATTTGACTTGTTTACTGCTTCGTCTCCATACTTTTCACGTATTTCTTTACCATATTTTTTTTCATTTTCATCAATTTGCTTTTGTTTAAATCCTTCGAATTTTTCTATATCAGACATCTTAATTCTCCCTTCCGTTAAAGCTATTGTTTTTTCTACATTTGCTATTAACATATCCAATTGTTCTCTTTTTTCAAGAAGCTTTTCATGGTGTTCTTTTAGTGCCCTTGTTCCATCAAAAGAAGGTGCTTTTATTATTTCTTTTATACTTTCTAAATTTACACCTAATTCTTTATAAAAAAGTATCTGCTGAAGTGTATCAACCTCTTTAGGTCCATATATGCGATATCCTGATGAGTTAATTCTTGCCGGCTTTAGAATTCCTATTTCATCATAATACCTCAAAGTACGAGTGCTGACACCAGCCAGTTTACTAAGCTTTTGCACTGTATATTCCATGTTACCGCCTCCTGACAATTTAACTATACACCTTTACGCTGCGTCAATGTCAATAAAATATTTTAAATAATTAGTAAACAAAAAGACTCACTATAAAAGCAAGTCTTAAATACTATATTCATAGTTAATTTTAGCACCCTATTTATACTTAAAATAATCTTGAAGTTTTTTTGGTCCAGCTAAAACTTCCCTGCCAATAAACAATGTACCATCAAATTTGGTTTTCATAGTCCATTTCACTAGAGAAATATTTCCATAGTTAATTTCTATAGCTGTTATACATCTAGGGTGAACACAGCTTCCATCATTAAAATATGGAGGCTCATTAGTTTCAGGAAAAATTGGTCTGTGAGTATGTCCGGCTATTAGTACATGCTTCTCTTTTATTACCCATTCAGTAAGTTTTTTTCCTACTGCCTCTTTCTTTTCATAGTTTTTTGCAGCACTTGTAGGATCATTTACTCCATAAGATTCAAGAGGTTTCCACAAGTACCTAACTAAAAATCTGCTTATTTTCCATAGCGTGCTATTTAAATAATCTACTTGGTGTCCGTGAATTAAAAGAATCTTATCATTAGTTACTTTGTGTCTTAATATTAAACCTTCATGTAACTTTATATTTTCAAATAGAGGAACATTTCTTTTCTGGCGTTCATCATAGTATTCATATAGATTATTTTTTACAAAATTATTATTATTCTTTACCATATCATGATTTCCATAAATAAAATAAGCTCTTTCTTCATTATAGAATCTTTTTAGTAATGAAAATGCGTCACTATGAATGTGCACAATGTCATAGAAGCTTTTATTTTCCCATAGTTCATCTCCATCACCTAGTTCTATATAGATATATTTTTGATTATAATAATATGTTAAAGCAGCATAATATAGATTTTGGTTTTTCGAAAAATCATCTGCCCAGTTTCCATCTCCTCTATGACAGTCACTTATTAATACTATTCTTGAAGAATTATCAAATGGTATTTGCTCAGCTGACTCAAAGACCTTAGTTATGCATTTTAATCTACTCATTTTCCCCCTACCATTATAATTAATCTTACTATATTACAATATATTCCTATGAATATTAAAAAGAACGCAATAAATATGACAATGGCAGGAATACTCTTCCTGCCTTAGCATTTTTAATCGATATAACTTTTAATCTTTTCATATTTATCATATATTCCTTTTGGTTTTCCAACCTTCCCCAACATTTCGTAGATATCAGGCGCTTTTTGCTGTAGGGCTTTTAATTTGTCCGGGAATTTATTATAACCTGCAGTTATTTCTTGATATTTATCACATAAAAGTTTATTTTTCTTTTGTATTAGTTTATCCGTTTCCTTGGTTCGTGTAAATGGTTGAGGTGTGCGCGGTTCTTTGAATTTTAAACTTACATTAAATCCATTTATGACAATTTCCTTTTCTGAATAACCTGCATTCTTTAGTCCATCAATAAATGCACTAAGCATTTTTTTATCTTTTAAGGTAATAGTTAGTATCAAAGTTAATTCCCATGGTTCTGAGTACTCTCCCAATTTAAAGCCAGTAAGCCACCAATGTCTGCCTCTTCTTGAGAATAACGCTTTACCATTCTTTTTTAAAACAAATGCCATTTCAAGTCTATCTTCATCACTTGCTGAATGATAGAAGGTTCCATTAAAAATTCCAGGAATATTTAAATCAGGTCCCTCTGTTGTATAAATCCCTATTTCTGCTCCTGTTGTCATGTCATATTGGCCTTTCCAAAATTCAATTAGCCATCTTTTACCTTCATATTCAAAGGTAATTGGTTCACAGTCAATAATCATCCCCCAAGGTGCTGCTGCTTCATCATAAAGGCGGCAGTAACCATGATCTTTTTGCCAAGGATCCATATTGGAATAAAATATATCTTGAAGAGGATCATATGAGTAGCCGGCTGCCTCTATTGCATTATTCAACGAATCATCATCAAGGCCATTTTTTCCATTGAACAGTGCTTTTATTGCAGCTATACCATGGAATCTTTGCGGCACACCTCGATATATTATAAAAGCAAACAAACCTGCAAATACTAAAATGGAAATTACAAGTACAAGAATCCAATTATAGGAGATTTTTTCTTCAAAGGCTTGTATCTGAAAAGATGCCGCTGTTACTGTAGCTCTTATTAATAAATTAAATATACTTGAGCATAATGCAAAAAGCATAAAAATCACCCCAAATAGATTATTTTGTATCATAATATTCTAAATGGAATGATTATGTTATAAAAACTGTAAAAATAATTATTATGCAGTAATTATCTCTTTGCTGCTTAAATTTTCTTTAGCTGAATCCTTAAAATACTTTCTAAGAGAAATACCTTCATACGTAATCATAAAAATCCAACCAACTGCAATTCCATAGCATACGCTTGGAACCCCAAAATAGGGGGCTAATAAGTAAGATAATAAAACTCTTATAGATATTTGCCCTAATGTAGCCACTAAAGTTATACGAAGCTTACCAACGCCTCTAAAAAATCCCTGGAATATATTACAAAATCCTGATAAAACATAAAAAACAGACATTATTTTTAGATACTGAACCCCTATTGATATTACCTGTTTTTCAGAAGCTGCAACAAATAGATTCATAATTTTTTCTGCCCATATAAATACTATTACTGCCGTAATTAAGCAGTAAACAGTAATTATAATATTGCTTTTTTTATATCCTTCTACAATCCTCTCCTTTTTTCCAGCACCCTTATTTTGTGCGGAATAAGTTGCTACGGATGCTGCAAAGCTGTCTCCAGGTGATAATAAAAAAGCATCCACTCTTGTAACTGAATTATAAGCCGCTATTGCATTTGTTCCAAAGGGGTTTACTACACCTTGAACTAATAGTTTACCAATATATAAACAAGTTTGCTGAAGGGCTGATACCCAGCTATATTGAATAGTTCTTCTTAATAGTGGCTTGTCTATTATGTATTCTTTCTTCTTAAGCTTAATTAAAGGTATCTTCATATAAATATAAGCTATACATAAAAGTGAAGAAACCCCTTGAGCAATTACAGTTGCTATTGCTGAACCAGCAACTCCAAGCTTAAAAACTACAACAAAAATTATACACAAGATACCATTTAAAATACAAGAAATAATCAAAAATATTAATGGTGTTTTTGAATCACCTATTGCCCTCAAGGCAGAAGAATAGAAGTTATATAAAAACGAAAAAATTAATCCTCCAAATATTATTTTTAAATATATATCTGCATCATTTAAAATTTCTTCTGGGGTACCTGTAACAGTAAGTATCCACCTTGATAGAAGAATGCAAATAATAGACATTGCTATAGAGAATAATGTTCCAACAATTAATGCTGTGGAAACTTCTCTCTTTAAAGCATTATATTTCCCTGCACCAAAAAGCTGAGACATAAGAACTGAAGTACCAATACAAATTCCAAATATGAAAAATATTGCAATTGACATAATTGGGTTTGCTACACCAACTGAGGCTAATGCATTTTTCCCAATCAATCTGCCAACTATTATTGCATCTGTAGTATTATATAACTGTTGAAATATATTGCCTAAAACCATAGGTATAGCAAAGGTAATTAGAATTTTAGATGTGCTTCCTTCTGTCATATCACCCTTCATAAATCCATCTCCTAACAATGATTTATCTTATGCCTTTTTAATCAATTGAATTATAGCATACATAATAATATAATAAAAATATTAATTATTGATAACAACTATATACTTTTTTATATAGATCAAAAGATAGTAGACAAAAATAAATCTGTTTAATAATTTTAAGCTTATATATAAACATTTTATATATTAATATGAATTAGCTAAAAAATCAGCACCACCCATTTTTTATAGGTGGTGCAGAATACATATATGTGTTTTATTAATATATTATCTTATAATAATTGTTCCTTCAACCGCTGGGATTATGAATTCTATGCTGTTACTACCTTGTGTAAATTCTACTTTTTTGTCATTAAACAACACTTCATTTACTGCTATTTTATTGAAAATCACCTTAAAAGTTTCATAACCTTCAAATCCTGTATGTACCTTCCTAATTTGAATTACTTCTTCAGCATTTGAAACTTTTTTGAATTCGTACAGTGAATATTCACCATTTTTATAATTAAAACTTTCTCCGTCATCTAAATAATGGCTATATATACCATTACCTTCGTAAATATCAAGTATCAATTCCTTCACCTTGATTTCTCCGATATAATTCTGATCTGGGTAATTAGGAATTATGCTTCCTTGTTTAATATAAATCGGACAAATATCAATTGGTGCTTCTTTAAGAACAATCTGCTTTCCTTTATATTTTTCCTTTGTCCAGTAATCAATCCACTGCCCTTCTGGTAAATATACTGCTCTAAAATTCTTTCCTTGTTCAAGTATTGGCGCTACAAGAATATTTTCTCCAAATAAAAACTCATCATTTATTTCTTTAACATTATTGTCATGTTCATAATGCAGAACTAACGGCCTCATAACTGGAAGCCCAGTATTTTCTCCATTCCACATCAAATCATATAAATATGGCAGTAATCTGTATCTAAGTTTTATATATTTCCTATTTATACTTAAAGTTTCTTCATCAAATGCCCAAGGCTCTTGATCCCTAGTATGAGCACAAGAGTGGTTTCTAAATAGTGGTGTGAAGCACCCTATCTGTACCCACCTTGATAACAGTTCACCAGTACAATCAAAGCTGAATCCCCCCACATCTGTACCGCAAAAACTAAATCCACTTAATCCTAAATTTAAAAGCATAGGTACAGACATTCTTAAATGTTCCCAAAAGCTTTGATTATCTCCTGTCCAAACAGTTGAATACTTTTGAGTTCCTGCGTAAGCAGCTCTTGTAATTACAAAGGGCCTTTTTGAACTATATTTTTTTATTCCTTCATAAGTTGCTTTTGACATCAAATGGCCATATACATTATGAATTTCTCTATGATTCGTATTTCTGCCTTCATTTTCAAATTGAACATCATCTGGTAGTGGTCCATTAAAGCTTGCTGGTTCATTCATATCATTCCAAATACCAGCTACCCCAGCTTCTAACATTAGCTTTTGATTGTCCGCCCACCAAGTTCTCGCTTTTATCTGAGAGAAGTCTGGAAAAACAGCATCCCCGGGCCAAACTTTATTTACATAAGTTAATCCGTCCTTGTCAGTTGCGAAGTATTTATTCTCTAAACCCCTATCATAAATTTCATAACCTGTTTCCTTCTTAACACCTGGATCAATAATTGTGACTACTTTAAATCCATCCTGTTTAAGCTCACTCAAAGTTTTCTTTTCATCTGGGAATCTGCTTTTATCCCATGTGAATACTTTATATTTGTCCATATAATCAATATCAAGATGTATAACATCACAGGGAATATCTTTTTTTCTAATTTCCTCAGCTATTTCCTTAACCCTACTCTCTGGAGCGTAACCCCATCTACTCTGTTGATATCCTAATGTCCAAATTTGAGGAAGTGGGGTTTTTCCTGTTAAATTTGTATAACTTAATAATATATCTCTAATGTTATTGCCACCTATAAAATAATAATCTAAATTTCCATCATCTGCTCCAAAATAATAATAATTTTCATTTTCTTTTCCCATATCAAAATAACTCTTATATGTATTATCAAAGAATATACCAAAAACACAATTTTCACGTAGTGTAATAAAAAACGGAATTGATTTATACAATGATTTGTAACTTTCTACATGAGGACTAGGATCATCAGTATTCCACATTTCATAAGAATATCCTCTTTTATTTAAATGACCAGTTTTATCCCCAAGTCCATAAAACTTTTCGTCTCCATAAAGCCTTTTTATTATCTCTATTTTATGGCTGTCACTATTTTTTTCTGACTTATGTCCTTCTTCTTCAAGAATATTTCCGTACCCTCTTCTTATAAAGGGTTCTCTTGTGAATTCATAATCTTCACAAAGTTTTGTTCCATTCTTATCATAAAAATTAACTTTAAAATTGTCGCATACTCGAACTATTAATGTTTCAGTTCTAATCTCAACACAACAATTCTTTTCTTCTACAGTAAAACTTCCAGGTTGAAGCTCTAAATTTTCAATAGCTCTTGAATAGTGATCGTTGTATTTTAAAGGTGAAAAAATATTTATAACCCATGGATTTATAACTTCAATTCTTCCAACATTTTCTTCAAAAACAAAAAATACTTTATTTTCTTCAATACTATAACTTTTTATTTTACCAAACATATTATCACTCCTGCATTTTTTATTCCTACAACTTGTTTTTTTATTTTATAAACCTTATATTAATATTATAAATTTTTATTTTTATTAAAGCTTGCTTTATTTTAGCTATAAATAACACTATTTTGACATTCTAATACTAAGTAGGTGATTAATTGGCTTATACTGATAAAAATAATTTAAAAGAAACTGTAGATAGAGGAATTTCTGTAATCCCATTTTATATCTACCATCAACAGTTAAAAAAATACACACTTTATTTACATTGGCATAATGAAGTTGAAATAATCTATGTGGAAAAGGGTTCCTTAATTTTTACAATTGATACCGTACAGTACGAAGTATCTGATGGTCAGTGCATAATAATAAATAGCGGTCAACTTCATTCCGCTGCATTTATTAATAATGAGGTTACAGTACATCATGCAGTATTATTTGATTTAAACTTTTTAAGCAGTTCCTGCTTTGACTACTGCCAAAGCACTTATATCTCGCCTTTACTAAATGGACAGTATAGATTTCCAACCATAGTTGACGAAAGTTCTATTTGGGGAGGTAAAATAATTGCAAAGGTAAAAAAAACTTTAGAGATTTATGATTCCCAATATATAGGCTGGGAACTAGATATAAAGGCTTGCTTGTACAAAATCATTTCACTTACAGCAAGGGAAAATAAATTTCTCATATGTAAAGACACCTCCAAGTCTTCAATTAACTATAAAATTACTATAATAAAAAAATTATTGTATTATATACAATGTAACTATAATAATAAAATATATATTGAAGATTTAGCTCAGGAAGTAAACATGAACCCACAGTATTTTTGCAGGTTTTTCAAGGCCAATACAGGTAAAACCCCAGTAGAATTTATTAATGAATTTAAAATTGAACAAGCTGCTAAATTAATTGAAATGGAAGATAAAAAGATATTAGACATATGTTACGAGGCAGGTTTTGATAACTTCAGCTATTTTATCAAAAAATTTAAGCAGTATAAGAACTATACACCTAGTAAATATAAAAAATATAAAAATCAAAACATTATAAAATAAGCTTAAATAAATTTTAGAGGGTTAAATGATTATTATCATTTAACCCTCTACCTCTTATGTTATATCTATTATAAGACTAATATATACTATAAAATTCTGCTGCAATATACCATGAATTTTGTTAAGTAATTGCTTTGTATAATAAATATAACCAACTTAGAACACAATACGCCTAAAATTATCCCTGCTAAAACATCGGTAGGATAATGAACATATAAATACAACCTTGATACAGCTATCAAAAATGCAATAAATAAAAATATTATTCTGTATTGTGAAAAATACATTGATAATACACTGGCAGAAGCAAATGATGAAAGTGTATGCCCTGATGGAAACGAATAGGTAATCGGCTTGGAAACTAACAGCTCCTTAAAACTTGCACTGCAAGGCCTGTCCCTTCTAACTATATGTTTTATTACTCCTTCTCCAATTAATGTACTTATTAGCAATGTTAATATTACTATATATCCAGTCATTCTATTGGAATCATTTAAGAATAAAACTATGGATATAGCTATCCATATAGCTCCTAAATTTCCTAGACTAGTAATTATAGGCATTATGCCATCAAAAAATTTATTGTTTAGATGCTTCCTTATAGCAAGTAATATATAGTTATCAAAGTTATTTATCTTTTTTTGAAGGTTATAATACATATAATCACCCCTTAACTCTGTATAATTACAATAAAGCAAAACGTATTATATTCTCAATTGCTTTTTCTTGCTTTAATTCTTCTTTTATAAAACATTATAATTGTTTTATATTAATTTTAGATTAAAAAAAGCTTATATTTATATTAAAAAATTTAATTGTAAAATAGGAAATTATATTGTAATTCAGTTTATCACAAATAATCAATATAAACTAGTTGTAGTTTTGTAAAAATTTAAACTTATATTTACAATCAAACTAATAAATATTATTACAATCATGTAACACTTTTTTTCTTACTCCATATTATATTATTGTGAGTTAAGTTTATTGGAGGTAAGCAATGTATTTTAGAAATAACAGCGAGGAATTGGACCCTGAACTTAATAATAATGACATTAATTTTCAAGACCCTGAATTAGATGACAACCGTCATAAGCACCACAAACATGAAGATGAATGTGAAGAAATGGAAATGGATTACATGGAATGCCCTATGATGCATCAGTGTCCAATGATGCACCAATGTCCTATGATGCACCAACAACATATGATGCATGAAAATCCTATGATGTATCAGGAGCATATGAAATCATCTAGTGATACAAAATGTTATAATAGAGATACTGACCAAGACGATGAAATGTTAAGACAGCATTATTACAATTATCATAACCGTCCAAACTATTACCATCACAGACCAAGACCATATTATCCACCTTATTTTAATCCTTATTTTATACCGTTTTTCTTCTATGGTTATCCTCAACATAGACCAAGTGAATATATGCACTATCATCAATATTAGATAATTTTTTAATTACCATTGTTTAATAGCACGCTTTTTAGCGTGCTATTTTATATAAATATAAAATAGCCTAGGCAAGACCTAGGCTCATTTTTAACAAGAACTTCTTCTATTGTTTCCATTTAGTACAATTATTATAATTATAAAAATTATAATCCAGCTTCCCCCAAATCCGTTCCCGAATATATTACCGAATCCACACCCTGAGTTATTATTACAACAACATCTTCTTGAACTACTATGTCTATGCCTGCTCATATAATTCACATCCTAAACTATTTTTTGAAGATATGTCTTCGGTATATTATATGACACTTTATATTAAGTGCCACTTAATTATAATCCTGCTTAAAATTTTCATACTACTCCATTCTCCTACTCGACTA includes these proteins:
- a CDS encoding MATE family efflux transporter; this encodes MKGDMTEGSTSKILITFAIPMVLGNIFQQLYNTTDAIIVGRLIGKNALASVGVANPIMSIAIFFIFGICIGTSVLMSQLFGAGKYNALKREVSTALIVGTLFSIAMSIICILLSRWILTVTGTPEEILNDADIYLKIIFGGLIFSFLYNFYSSALRAIGDSKTPLIFLIISCILNGILCIIFVVVFKLGVAGSAIATVIAQGVSSLLCIAYIYMKIPLIKLKKKEYIIDKPLLRRTIQYSWVSALQQTCLYIGKLLVQGVVNPFGTNAIAAYNSVTRVDAFLLSPGDSFAASVATYSAQNKGAGKKERIVEGYKKSNIIITVYCLITAVIVFIWAEKIMNLFVAASEKQVISIGVQYLKIMSVFYVLSGFCNIFQGFFRGVGKLRITLVATLGQISIRVLLSYLLAPYFGVPSVCYGIAVGWIFMITYEGISLRKYFKDSAKENLSSKEIITA
- a CDS encoding glycoside hydrolase family 31 protein gives rise to the protein MFGKIKSYSIEENKVFFVFEENVGRIEVINPWVINIFSPLKYNDHYSRAIENLELQPGSFTVEEKNCCVEIRTETLIVRVCDNFKVNFYDKNGTKLCEDYEFTREPFIRRGYGNILEEEGHKSEKNSDSHKIEIIKRLYGDEKFYGLGDKTGHLNKRGYSYEMWNTDDPSPHVESYKSLYKSIPFFITLRENCVFGIFFDNTYKSYFDMGKENENYYYFGADDGNLDYYFIGGNNIRDILLSYTNLTGKTPLPQIWTLGYQQSRWGYAPESRVKEIAEEIRKKDIPCDVIHLDIDYMDKYKVFTWDKSRFPDEKKTLSELKQDGFKVVTIIDPGVKKETGYEIYDRGLENKYFATDKDGLTYVNKVWPGDAVFPDFSQIKARTWWADNQKLMLEAGVAGIWNDMNEPASFNGPLPDDVQFENEGRNTNHREIHNVYGHLMSKATYEGIKKYSSKRPFVITRAAYAGTQKYSTVWTGDNQSFWEHLRMSVPMLLNLGLSGFSFCGTDVGGFSFDCTGELLSRWVQIGCFTPLFRNHSCAHTRDQEPWAFDEETLSINRKYIKLRYRLLPYLYDLMWNGENTGLPVMRPLVLHYEHDNNVKEINDEFLFGENILVAPILEQGKNFRAVYLPEGQWIDYWTKEKYKGKQIVLKEAPIDICPIYIKQGSIIPNYPDQNYIGEIKVKELILDIYEGNGIYSHYLDDGESFNYKNGEYSLYEFKKVSNAEEVIQIRKVHTGFEGYETFKVIFNKIAVNEVLFNDKKVEFTQGSNSIEFIIPAVEGTIIIR
- a CDS encoding AraC family transcriptional regulator; the protein is MAYTDKNNLKETVDRGISVIPFYIYHQQLKKYTLYLHWHNEVEIIYVEKGSLIFTIDTVQYEVSDGQCIIINSGQLHSAAFINNEVTVHHAVLFDLNFLSSSCFDYCQSTYISPLLNGQYRFPTIVDESSIWGGKIIAKVKKTLEIYDSQYIGWELDIKACLYKIISLTARENKFLICKDTSKSSINYKITIIKKLLYYIQCNYNNKIYIEDLAQEVNMNPQYFCRFFKANTGKTPVEFINEFKIEQAAKLIEMEDKKILDICYEAGFDNFSYFIKKFKQYKNYTPSKYKKYKNQNIIK
- a CDS encoding phosphatase PAP2 family protein, whose amino-acid sequence is MYYNLQKKINNFDNYILLAIRKHLNNKFFDGIMPIITSLGNLGAIWIAISIVLFLNDSNRMTGYIVILTLLISTLIGEGVIKHIVRRDRPCSASFKELLVSKPITYSFPSGHTLSSFASASVLSMYFSQYRIIFLFIAFLIAVSRLYLYVHYPTDVLAGIILGVLCSKLVIFIIQSNYLTKFMVYCSRIL